A portion of the Actomonas aquatica genome contains these proteins:
- a CDS encoding HAD family hydrolase — protein MSESTNFAEPRAVAALLAEVVDAVVFDMDGVVTRTAEVHAQAWRRMFDGFLARRAVATGEALAPFEFPADYLARIDGRPRYEGVATFLASRGIELPMGSPEDAPGDTTVGGLGNAKNVEFNRILERDGVAVFASTVALIEALQEAGVRVGLATSSRNSALVLERSGTARLFATVVDGLVSAALGLRGKPAPDIFTTACARLDASPDRCVVIEDAVTGVEAGRRGGFALTIGLAREDNASALRDHGADLVVADLAEIRLPDLRRLVLARRALQP, from the coding sequence GTGTCGGAGTCCACCAACTTCGCCGAACCCCGTGCCGTCGCGGCCCTGCTGGCCGAGGTGGTCGACGCGGTGGTGTTCGACATGGACGGGGTGGTGACGCGCACGGCGGAGGTGCACGCGCAGGCGTGGCGCCGCATGTTCGACGGCTTCCTGGCGCGTCGTGCGGTGGCCACGGGCGAGGCGTTGGCGCCGTTTGAATTTCCGGCAGATTATTTGGCCCGCATCGATGGGCGTCCGCGCTACGAAGGGGTGGCGACCTTTCTGGCTTCGCGCGGGATCGAGTTGCCCATGGGGTCACCAGAGGACGCGCCGGGCGATACGACCGTGGGCGGGCTCGGCAACGCGAAGAACGTTGAGTTCAACCGCATCCTCGAACGCGACGGGGTGGCGGTCTTCGCCTCGACCGTGGCGTTGATCGAGGCCCTGCAGGAGGCCGGCGTGCGGGTGGGGCTGGCGACCTCGAGTCGCAACTCGGCGCTGGTGTTGGAGCGTTCCGGCACCGCGCGGCTCTTTGCCACAGTAGTGGATGGGTTGGTATCAGCAGCGCTGGGCCTCCGCGGCAAACCAGCTCCGGACATCTTCACGACGGCTTGTGCGCGGTTGGATGCGTCGCCGGACCGTTGTGTGGTCATCGAGGATGCGGTGACCGGGGTGGAAGCCGGGCGTCGCGGAGGCTTTGCGCTGACCATCGGGCTGGCGCGGGAAGACAACGCCTCCGCCCTGCGCGACCATGGGGCGGATCTGGTGGTGGCGGACTTGGCGGAAATCAGATTGCCCGACCTGCGCCGCTTGGTGCTCGCTCGTCGCGCACTTCAACCCTGA
- a CDS encoding LacI family DNA-binding transcriptional regulator, producing the protein MPRSGPSLQSIADRVGVTKMTVSLALRDHPRIPAATRARIKREAEAQGYKPNPEVSRFLSAIRKSKPSGNGLPLACITTGPAPEIWRQQSPTENAYWHGAQERAKLYGYYVEEFWLEEPRMSARRLSDILWNRGINGVIIPPVLRVFSETNREVSLQLKWERFCAVTIGDPLTSPELNRVVHDHYTSMVTALNRLMQLGYRRIGLCLPEHMDLTVNQRWQAGYRVFRANHQIERIDPLIQPELTGDVVRQWITANRIDAVLCAGHHMPKFFRDAGIRIGEEIGYADLDLYPSDPEYAGISGITQNSEMLGMAAVDMIVSGLQRDQVGIPEVPFVTQVRGSWFDGKSTPPADQLKPRRRTPTRKRTKSD; encoded by the coding sequence ATGCCCCGTTCCGGCCCCAGCCTGCAATCCATCGCCGACCGCGTCGGCGTCACCAAGATGACGGTCTCGCTCGCCCTACGTGACCACCCGCGCATCCCCGCCGCCACACGCGCCCGCATCAAACGCGAAGCTGAAGCGCAGGGTTATAAACCCAACCCGGAGGTCTCGCGCTTCCTCTCCGCGATCCGCAAATCCAAGCCCAGTGGCAACGGCCTGCCGCTCGCCTGTATAACGACCGGACCCGCGCCCGAGATCTGGCGCCAGCAATCTCCCACCGAAAACGCCTACTGGCACGGCGCGCAGGAACGCGCCAAACTTTACGGCTACTACGTCGAGGAATTCTGGCTGGAGGAGCCACGCATGAGCGCGCGCCGCCTGAGCGACATCCTGTGGAATCGCGGCATCAACGGCGTCATCATCCCGCCGGTGCTGCGGGTGTTTTCCGAGACCAACCGCGAGGTGAGTCTGCAGCTCAAATGGGAACGCTTCTGCGCCGTCACCATCGGTGATCCGCTCACCTCCCCCGAGCTTAACCGCGTCGTGCACGACCACTACACGTCCATGGTCACCGCGCTCAATCGCCTCATGCAGCTCGGCTACCGCCGCATCGGCCTCTGCTTGCCGGAACACATGGACCTCACCGTCAACCAGCGTTGGCAGGCCGGCTACCGCGTGTTTCGCGCCAACCACCAGATCGAGCGCATCGATCCACTCATTCAGCCCGAACTCACGGGCGATGTCGTGCGGCAATGGATCACCGCCAACCGCATCGACGCGGTGCTGTGCGCGGGCCACCACATGCCCAAATTCTTCCGCGATGCAGGCATTCGCATCGGCGAGGAGATTGGTTACGCCGACCTCGATCTCTACCCTTCCGATCCCGAATACGCCGGCATCAGCGGCATCACGCAGAACTCCGAGATGTTGGGCATGGCGGCGGTCGACATGATCGTCTCCGGCTTGCAACGCGATCAGGTCGGCATTCCCGAAGTGCCGTTCGTCACGCAGGTGCGCGGCAGTTGGTTTGACGGCAAATCCACCCCACCCGCCGACCAGCTCAAACCCCGTCGCCGCACTCCCACGCGCAAGCGCACGAAGTCTGACTGA
- a CDS encoding TorF family putative porin, with protein MKFTSLFCSTLLAAPMLLSAQSSFSITSDFAYASDYVFRGIHYADESLQPSISFSAGNLYASVWTNQPITGGTDNEFDFTLGYALQLNDTWALDLGATYYDYPETTGNVEQLEPYLGLTATLANGFSSSTYLYYESEFEVTTLSTVLGYSQQLQDTLSLDLAAEVGGVMPDADDDYTYWALSAQLTHALNDTASAYLGVTYSNTDLDHSVRPDGKERLFLTTGLQFGF; from the coding sequence ATGAAGTTCACCTCCCTCTTTTGTTCCACGCTGCTCGCCGCGCCGATGCTGCTCAGCGCCCAGTCTTCCTTCTCGATCACCAGCGATTTTGCCTACGCCTCCGACTACGTGTTTCGCGGCATCCACTACGCCGATGAATCACTGCAACCCTCGATCTCATTTTCCGCCGGCAACCTCTACGCCAGCGTGTGGACCAACCAGCCGATCACCGGCGGCACCGACAACGAATTCGATTTCACGCTCGGCTATGCGTTGCAGCTGAACGACACGTGGGCGCTCGACTTGGGCGCAACCTACTACGATTACCCGGAGACCACCGGCAACGTGGAGCAATTGGAGCCCTACCTCGGACTCACCGCCACGCTGGCGAACGGATTCAGTTCCTCGACCTACCTCTACTACGAATCCGAGTTTGAGGTCACGACCCTGAGCACCGTGCTGGGCTACAGCCAACAGCTCCAGGACACGCTGAGCCTGGACCTCGCGGCGGAGGTCGGTGGCGTGATGCCGGACGCCGACGACGACTACACGTATTGGGCCCTGTCGGCCCAACTCACCCACGCGCTCAACGACACGGCGTCCGCCTATCTTGGGGTGACCTACAGCAACACCGACCTCGACCACAGCGTGCGACCCGACGGCAAAGAACGTCTTTTTCTGACCACTGGCCTGCAGTTCGGATTCTGA
- a CDS encoding tetratricopeptide repeat protein, translating into MTRRLALALLSALLGAVPLAAQNPFAASAPYKGVYAGKHAQVEVALRLLADDERYTGTLRIGPRDYTLQATPTPQQLEGEFYDEAGAAAPFVCRVSADGKTLIIARDSGDIRLQRVAVPDNIWGHWEGKGVQLLLSQAPDTSAVSGMIFFQGGKFPLQGRYDVGLLEGSFQSDDQSYPFTVHARMEELHFISGPFAERLTPKSQQALWAAFGLIPNAFGAIEADEEVSRQVTLLHRKEVVDALIEQENFQLEVEEATTRQDALLLAAAAEKVGTLQSLAENLMQRLHEARDYVAATRFQRANELMMSDDPSEDDLAQAFTLLNSAAEWGHASAMSALGLMYFKGQGVEHDEEACLEWTRRAAEKGHVVAMSNMGFLLERGIGAEADVAEALRWYELAADEGNELALESVRRLRGSGDDR; encoded by the coding sequence ATGACCCGACGTCTCGCTCTTGCTCTTTTATCCGCCCTGCTGGGCGCGGTGCCGCTCGCCGCGCAAAACCCCTTCGCCGCGAGTGCGCCCTACAAGGGCGTTTACGCCGGTAAACACGCGCAGGTCGAGGTGGCCTTGCGTCTGCTGGCCGACGATGAGCGCTACACCGGCACGCTGCGTATTGGTCCACGTGACTACACCCTGCAGGCGACGCCCACACCGCAGCAGTTGGAAGGGGAGTTTTACGATGAGGCGGGAGCGGCGGCGCCGTTTGTGTGTCGGGTCTCGGCTGATGGAAAAACGCTGATCATCGCGCGGGACAGCGGCGACATTCGCCTGCAGCGGGTGGCGGTGCCGGACAACATCTGGGGACATTGGGAAGGCAAGGGCGTGCAGCTGTTGCTGAGTCAGGCCCCGGATACTTCGGCGGTGTCGGGCATGATCTTTTTCCAAGGCGGCAAGTTTCCGCTGCAGGGCCGCTATGACGTGGGGCTGCTCGAAGGCTCGTTTCAATCGGACGACCAATCCTATCCGTTCACCGTGCATGCGCGGATGGAGGAGCTGCATTTCATCTCGGGGCCGTTTGCCGAGCGGCTGACGCCCAAGTCACAGCAAGCGTTGTGGGCGGCCTTTGGATTGATCCCCAATGCGTTTGGCGCAATCGAGGCGGACGAGGAAGTCTCGCGTCAGGTCACGCTGCTCCATCGCAAAGAAGTGGTGGATGCGCTGATTGAACAGGAGAACTTCCAGCTCGAAGTGGAGGAAGCCACGACGAGGCAGGATGCGCTCCTGCTGGCGGCCGCGGCCGAGAAAGTGGGGACCTTGCAATCCTTGGCCGAGAACCTGATGCAACGGTTGCACGAGGCGCGCGACTACGTGGCGGCGACTCGTTTCCAGCGAGCCAACGAACTGATGATGAGCGACGACCCGTCGGAGGATGACCTCGCCCAGGCCTTCACGCTGCTGAACTCTGCCGCCGAGTGGGGACACGCGTCAGCGATGAGTGCCTTGGGCCTGATGTATTTTAAGGGGCAAGGCGTGGAGCATGATGAAGAGGCTTGCCTGGAGTGGACGCGCCGGGCGGCGGAGAAGGGGCACGTGGTGGCGATGAGCAACATGGGTTTCCTGTTGGAGCGGGGCATTGGTGCTGAGGCCGACGTGGCGGAAGCACTGCGCTGGTATGAGCTCGCTGCCGACGAGGGCAACGAGCTTGCGCTGGAATCTGTGCGACGCCTGCGTGGTAGCGGCGACGACCGCTGA
- a CDS encoding sugar phosphate isomerase/epimerase family protein, whose amino-acid sequence MKLGIHAYAWCSQWTNDTLDLIDRVAGLGLDFIEIPLMCLDTFDAPAIKARLDAVGLGAVTSTVLLADTDITSDDPAVRERGRAYLEDCVRATAAIGASSFSGVIYSRHPGSLRARPTEEHWQRSADGLRPAAKLAGELGVLVGIEPVNRYESYLINTCAQARELMARIDAPAMRIHLDTYHMNIEEKSFADATLLAGSDLIHYHLCENDRGIPGTGQVDWDGIFRSLAALNYQGNAALESFVDNTDNMNTWVWRQLAPDGDTLLREGVDFIRRKQREHGLL is encoded by the coding sequence ATGAAACTCGGTATTCACGCCTACGCTTGGTGTTCGCAATGGACCAATGACACCCTCGACCTCATCGACCGGGTCGCGGGTCTGGGTCTCGACTTCATCGAGATCCCGTTGATGTGCCTCGACACCTTTGACGCTCCCGCCATCAAAGCCCGCCTCGACGCCGTCGGACTCGGAGCCGTCACCTCCACAGTGCTGCTGGCCGACACCGACATCACCAGCGACGACCCCGCCGTGCGCGAACGCGGTCGCGCCTACCTCGAAGATTGTGTGCGCGCCACCGCCGCCATCGGCGCCAGCAGCTTCTCCGGCGTCATCTACTCCCGCCACCCCGGCAGCCTACGCGCCCGCCCCACCGAGGAGCATTGGCAACGCTCCGCCGACGGCCTCCGCCCCGCCGCCAAACTCGCGGGCGAGCTCGGCGTGCTCGTCGGAATCGAGCCGGTGAACCGCTACGAGAGTTATCTCATCAACACCTGCGCCCAAGCCCGCGAACTCATGGCACGCATCGATGCGCCGGCCATGCGCATCCACCTCGATACCTACCACATGAACATCGAGGAAAAGAGTTTCGCCGATGCCACCCTCCTCGCCGGCTCCGATCTCATTCACTACCACCTCTGCGAAAATGACCGCGGGATTCCCGGCACCGGCCAGGTCGATTGGGACGGCATCTTCCGCTCCCTCGCCGCCTTGAACTACCAGGGCAACGCCGCCCTCGAGAGCTTCGTCGACAACACCGACAACATGAACACGTGGGTGTGGCGCCAACTCGCCCCCGACGGCGACACCTTGCTGCGCGAAGGCGTGGACTTCATCCGCCGCAAACAACGCGAACACGGGCTGCTTTGA
- a CDS encoding lactonase family protein: protein MRRSTILVGWILAAVAACAAPRIEELGVPVRGVGWVRLHPGTGPDGEPSLLITMAQHKDGAFVLDVDMETGHCRQFNIGRDEAALAPSSYRSPRTGVLWLGSAYTGHLHRYDPAHPEKGFEDLGPVDTDYATFPTGIAEGPDGRIYVGAYPGACLSVYDPASGEWTRHGRMDPVDKYYYPLVGDDGTVAGQIKSTHWRIVAFDPATGQPHRVGPHIVEPTANKQRYHFYKGTDGLLYLDSFAGAFRIQGTDALPVERSALPPERPAVEAAYGHGYQQLPALPDGRVVEWADPYDIDFRRLRLRDPADPSRDTVLELDWQGSGSELWTLHFGPDDRLYGSSMLPERFFATEADGADMIDYGRVSHSLGEAYSMINLDDGTMAIASYPKGRLSLYDPRLPYRFGTGPGANPLDIGPTDKIGDRPHAMATTPDGRLWIASAPQYGLIGGTLAWRNLQTLEHGSHRHIIENCSPFSLLWLPELERLLVGFIVEPGTGRAAEVERGGYALWDPVTDSATYIGDFGDDALVGVTSLAPGPDGLVYAISARNPRLVTHYDAQPAPSRLLLLDPAQQRVVAAAPIPESFGPMPFETANTLRFDSDGTLYGTTAQTVFRIQPGTVEIEEVARFTDGDATVIGPIRDGWLYFASIYRLRRLQLAP from the coding sequence ATGCGACGCTCCACCATTCTGGTCGGCTGGATTCTGGCTGCGGTCGCCGCCTGCGCGGCTCCGCGCATCGAAGAACTCGGCGTGCCCGTGCGCGGCGTGGGTTGGGTGCGCCTGCACCCCGGCACCGGCCCCGACGGCGAACCTTCCCTGCTCATTACCATGGCCCAACACAAGGACGGCGCGTTTGTCCTCGATGTGGATATGGAGACCGGCCACTGCCGCCAGTTCAACATCGGCCGCGACGAAGCGGCGCTCGCGCCCTCCAGCTATCGCAGCCCGCGCACCGGCGTGCTCTGGCTCGGCTCCGCTTATACCGGCCATCTTCACCGCTACGACCCGGCGCATCCGGAAAAGGGTTTCGAGGACCTCGGGCCGGTCGACACCGACTACGCCACCTTCCCCACCGGCATCGCCGAGGGCCCCGACGGCCGCATCTACGTCGGCGCTTACCCGGGAGCCTGCCTCTCCGTCTACGATCCGGCTTCCGGCGAATGGACGCGCCACGGCCGCATGGATCCAGTCGACAAATACTACTACCCGCTCGTCGGCGACGACGGCACGGTCGCCGGTCAAATCAAGAGCACGCATTGGCGTATCGTCGCGTTTGACCCCGCCACCGGCCAACCGCACCGCGTGGGTCCACACATCGTCGAACCCACCGCCAACAAACAGCGTTACCATTTCTACAAGGGCACCGACGGCCTGCTCTATCTCGACAGCTTCGCCGGCGCCTTCCGTATCCAAGGAACGGATGCGCTGCCGGTGGAACGCTCCGCCCTCCCGCCCGAACGACCGGCCGTGGAGGCCGCCTACGGCCACGGTTACCAACAGCTGCCCGCGCTGCCCGACGGACGCGTCGTGGAATGGGCCGATCCCTACGACATCGACTTTCGCCGACTCCGCCTGCGCGATCCGGCCGACCCCAGTCGCGACACTGTGCTCGAGCTCGATTGGCAAGGCAGTGGCTCGGAACTCTGGACGCTGCACTTCGGCCCCGACGACCGCCTCTACGGCAGCAGCATGCTACCCGAGCGTTTCTTCGCCACCGAAGCGGACGGCGCCGACATGATCGACTACGGCAGGGTGAGCCACTCCCTCGGCGAGGCCTACTCGATGATCAATCTCGACGACGGCACCATGGCGATCGCGTCCTACCCCAAGGGCCGCCTTTCGCTCTACGATCCGCGCCTGCCTTATCGCTTCGGCACCGGTCCCGGCGCCAACCCGCTCGACATCGGACCCACCGACAAAATCGGCGACCGGCCTCACGCGATGGCCACGACGCCCGATGGCCGCCTCTGGATCGCCTCCGCGCCGCAATACGGACTGATCGGCGGCACCTTGGCGTGGCGAAACCTGCAGACGCTCGAGCACGGCAGTCACCGCCACATCATCGAGAACTGTTCACCCTTCAGCCTACTGTGGTTGCCCGAACTCGAACGCTTGTTGGTCGGGTTCATCGTCGAGCCCGGCACCGGCCGCGCGGCCGAAGTCGAGCGTGGTGGCTACGCCCTCTGGGACCCGGTCACCGACTCCGCCACCTACATCGGCGACTTCGGTGATGACGCATTGGTCGGCGTAACCTCGCTCGCGCCCGGTCCCGACGGACTCGTTTACGCGATCAGTGCGCGCAATCCCCGCCTCGTCACGCACTACGATGCTCAACCCGCGCCCAGTCGCCTGCTGCTACTCGACCCGGCCCAACAACGTGTCGTCGCGGCGGCGCCCATACCGGAGTCATTCGGTCCCATGCCGTTTGAAACGGCGAACACCCTGCGCTTCGACAGCGACGGCACGCTCTACGGCACGACAGCCCAAACCGTCTTCCGCATCCAACCCGGCACCGTCGAAATCGAAGAAGTCGCCCGCTTCACCGACGGTGATGCCACCGTGATCGGCCCCATTCGCGACGGTTGGCTCTACTTCGCCAGCATCTACCGGCTGCGCCGCCTGCAACTCGCGCCGTGA
- a CDS encoding 3-keto-disaccharide hydrolase, whose product MMLPVNRRFISLLVTCLFGAAAARSADAEWHSLFNGRDLAGWTVKITGHELGDNYRDTFRVEDGILKVDYSGYESFDGRFGHLYSDSPYSHYVLRLDYKLTGDSMAGAPPWIHRNSGVMVHSQSPLSMRLDQDWPVSLECQFLAEGTSAGRQTGNACTPGTNLVFNGTFSTDHIIEATSRLYPMDEWIHIEVEVHGHERVIHRVNGVEVLRYERPTLDERDPDARRLLAAGAPPEISFGHIALQAEGQTVWFRNIEIRPLQR is encoded by the coding sequence ATGATGCTCCCCGTAAACCGCCGTTTCATTTCTCTGTTGGTCACTTGTCTGTTCGGGGCAGCGGCGGCGCGCTCCGCCGACGCCGAGTGGCACTCGCTCTTTAACGGGCGCGATCTCGCTGGCTGGACGGTGAAGATCACCGGGCACGAACTGGGCGACAATTACCGCGATACGTTTCGGGTGGAGGATGGCATCCTCAAGGTCGACTACAGTGGTTACGAGTCCTTCGACGGACGTTTCGGGCACCTCTACAGCGACAGCCCGTATTCGCACTACGTGTTGCGGCTCGACTACAAGCTGACGGGAGACTCGATGGCCGGTGCGCCGCCCTGGATTCATCGCAACAGCGGAGTGATGGTGCACTCGCAGTCGCCGCTGAGCATGCGGTTGGATCAAGACTGGCCGGTGAGTCTGGAGTGTCAGTTTCTCGCCGAAGGCACTTCGGCCGGACGGCAGACCGGCAACGCCTGCACGCCGGGCACCAACCTGGTGTTCAACGGGACTTTTTCGACCGATCACATCATCGAGGCGACCTCGCGACTGTATCCGATGGACGAATGGATCCACATTGAGGTGGAGGTGCACGGACACGAGCGCGTGATTCACCGCGTCAACGGCGTGGAGGTGCTGCGTTACGAACGCCCGACGCTCGATGAACGCGATCCCGATGCGCGACGCTTGCTCGCAGCTGGAGCGCCACCGGAGATCAGCTTCGGTCACATCGCCCTACAGGCCGAAGGGCAGACCGTGTGGTTTCGCAACATCGAGATTCGGCCGCTGCAGCGGTAG